The Pseudomonas berkeleyensis genome includes a region encoding these proteins:
- the rsgA gene encoding small ribosomal subunit biogenesis GTPase RsgA, which produces MAKRQLNRRQNWRIEKIQGERAARAAKRESRAMEALEGGDLGPEQTGLVIAHFGVQVEIEGLQGELAGQIFRCHLRANLPALVTGDQVVWRPGNQGDGVIVAQLPRTSELCRPDMRGQLKPVAANVDQIVIVFAPLPEPHANLIDRYLVAAEHAGIHPLLLLNKADLIDEQNQGALDALLKVYRQLGYPLLEVSAHQGDGMEQLKQRLDGNVSVFVGQSGVGKSSLVNGLLPGVDTRVGALSELTGKGTHTTTTARLFHFPGGGQLIDSPGIREFGLGHVSRDDVEAGFIEFHDLLGRCRFRDCKHDREPGCALLQALEDGRVQPQRMASYRHILASLPEDDY; this is translated from the coding sequence ATGGCCAAACGCCAACTCAATCGCCGCCAGAACTGGCGGATCGAAAAGATTCAGGGCGAGCGCGCCGCCCGCGCCGCCAAGCGCGAGTCGCGGGCAATGGAAGCATTGGAAGGAGGAGACCTGGGACCGGAGCAGACCGGCCTGGTGATCGCTCACTTCGGCGTCCAGGTGGAAATCGAAGGCCTGCAAGGCGAACTGGCCGGGCAGATATTCCGCTGCCATTTGCGCGCCAACCTGCCGGCGCTGGTCACTGGTGATCAGGTGGTCTGGCGCCCCGGCAATCAGGGCGACGGCGTAATCGTCGCGCAACTGCCGAGAACAAGCGAGCTATGCCGGCCCGACATGCGCGGCCAGCTCAAACCGGTCGCCGCCAACGTCGACCAGATCGTCATTGTCTTCGCCCCACTGCCCGAACCGCACGCCAACCTGATCGATCGCTATCTGGTAGCCGCCGAGCACGCCGGTATCCATCCCTTACTGCTGCTGAACAAAGCCGACCTGATCGACGAACAGAATCAGGGAGCGCTCGATGCGCTGCTCAAGGTCTATCGCCAACTGGGCTATCCGCTGCTGGAGGTTTCGGCCCATCAGGGCGATGGCATGGAGCAGTTGAAGCAACGCCTGGACGGTAATGTCAGCGTATTCGTCGGCCAGTCCGGCGTGGGCAAGTCATCGCTGGTCAACGGGTTGCTGCCTGGCGTCGACACCCGCGTCGGTGCGCTGTCGGAGCTGACCGGCAAGGGCACGCACACCACCACCACGGCGCGGCTATTCCACTTCCCGGGCGGCGGCCAGTTGATCGATTCGCCCGGTATCCGCGAATTCGGCCTGGGCCATGTCAGCCGTGATGATGTAGAGGCAGGCTTCATCGAATTCCACGACCTGCTCGGCCGCTGCCGCTTTCGCGACTGCAAGCACGACCGCGAGCCTGGCTGTGCGCTGTTACAGGCACTGGAAGATGGCCGCGTGCAACCTCAACGCATGGCCAGCTACCGGCACATCCTCGCCAGCCTGCCGGAAGATGATTACTGA
- a CDS encoding class I SAM-dependent methyltransferase translates to MAIGEERAVLRLPVLRALLAQGLAVALVVVLVYLLALLPWRMSLLSVALLQGVLAAVIGWRLGLSRWWLWINLAFLPALLVVQRAELPGWLFLLGFVLLLLVNWNSLREQVPLYLSGRKAQQRLQQCLSERELPLRFVDLGCGTAGTLLQLARRFPRGQFVGVETAPLLFVFAWLRCLLQENCSIRYQSLWQVDLATFDVAYCFLSPVPMPRLWAKAQTEMRAGSWLISNTFEIADVPADQVFEINEGRQTRLLLWQMKGADIR, encoded by the coding sequence ATGGCGATAGGCGAGGAAAGAGCGGTGCTGCGGTTACCGGTGTTGCGGGCCTTGTTGGCGCAAGGCCTGGCCGTGGCTCTGGTGGTAGTGTTGGTGTATCTGCTGGCGTTGCTGCCCTGGCGTATGTCGTTGCTGTCGGTGGCTCTTTTGCAGGGCGTTCTGGCAGCGGTGATTGGCTGGCGGCTTGGCCTGTCACGCTGGTGGTTATGGATCAACCTGGCTTTTCTGCCGGCTCTGCTCGTGGTGCAGCGCGCTGAATTGCCCGGCTGGCTGTTCCTCCTGGGCTTCGTGCTGTTGCTCCTAGTCAACTGGAACAGCCTGCGCGAACAGGTTCCGCTTTATCTGAGTGGTCGCAAAGCACAGCAACGCCTGCAGCAGTGCTTGAGCGAGCGCGAGTTGCCACTGCGTTTCGTTGACCTGGGGTGCGGTACAGCGGGCACGCTGCTACAACTCGCACGACGTTTTCCGCGTGGGCAGTTCGTCGGGGTCGAAACGGCGCCATTGCTCTTCGTCTTCGCCTGGTTACGCTGCTTGCTGCAGGAAAATTGCAGCATTCGCTATCAGAGCCTGTGGCAGGTCGATCTGGCGACCTTCGATGTCGCCTACTGCTTTCTCTCTCCGGTGCCGATGCCGCGGCTCTGGGCCAAGGCGCAAACCGAGATGCGCGCTGGTAGCTGGTTGATCAGCAATACCTTCGAGATTGCGGATGTGCCGGCCGACCAGGTATTCGAGATCAATGAAGGGCGCCAGACCCGATTGTTGCTCTGGCAGATGAAAGGGGCGGATATCCGCTAG
- the orn gene encoding oligoribonuclease, protein MQNPNNLIWIDLEMTGLEPERDVIIEMATIVTDSELNVLAEGPVIAVHQSDEALAGMDEWNTRTHGQSGLTQRVRESRIDTAAAEAQTIAFLEQWVPKGKSPICGNSIGQDRRFLYKYMPALEAYFHYRYLDVSTLKILAGMWAPEVKDSFQKTATHQALDDIRESIAELRHYREHFLKV, encoded by the coding sequence ATGCAGAACCCCAATAACCTGATCTGGATCGACCTGGAAATGACCGGTCTGGAGCCAGAGCGCGACGTGATCATCGAAATGGCCACTATCGTCACCGATAGCGAGCTGAACGTGTTGGCCGAAGGGCCGGTCATCGCCGTTCACCAGAGCGATGAGGCCCTGGCTGGCATGGATGAGTGGAACACCCGCACCCATGGCCAGAGTGGCCTGACCCAACGCGTGCGTGAGAGCCGTATCGACACGGCAGCGGCCGAGGCGCAGACCATTGCCTTCCTCGAACAGTGGGTGCCGAAGGGCAAGTCGCCGATCTGCGGTAACAGCATCGGCCAGGATCGTCGCTTCCTCTACAAGTACATGCCGGCTCTGGAAGCCTATTTCCACTATCGCTATTTGGATGTCTCGACGCTGAAGATCCTTGCCGGCATGTGGGCGCCGGAGGTCAAGGACAGCTTCCAGAAAACCGCCACGCACCAGGCGCTGGATGACATTCGTGAGTCCATCGCCGAGCTTCGCCACTACCGCGAGCACTTCCTCAAGGTCTGA
- the queG gene encoding tRNA epoxyqueuosine(34) reductase QueG has translation MSDHSLDLNALALSIKDWGRELGFQQVGIADVELGEHEAHLKRWLAAGYQGEMDYMAAHGDKRSRPQELVPGTLRVVSLRMDYLPGDTQMAQRLKEPEQAYVSRYALGRDYHKLIRKRLQQLAERIQQQIGPFGYRAFVDSAPVLEKAIAEQAGLGWIGKNTLVLNRKAGSYFFLGELFVDLPLPVDAPHGSEHCGRCSACMDICPTAAFVGPYVLDARRCISYLTIELKGPIPEELRAPIGNRVFGCDDCQIVCPWNRFARPTEQGDFQPRHGLDNSGLAELFLWTEEEFLSRTEGSPLRRAGYERWLRNLAVGLGNAPSTIPVLEALQARREHPSALVREHVEWALDRHGAL, from the coding sequence ATGTCCGACCACTCCCTCGACCTCAATGCCCTCGCCCTGTCCATCAAGGACTGGGGGCGCGAGCTGGGCTTCCAGCAAGTTGGCATTGCCGATGTCGAGCTGGGCGAGCACGAAGCGCACCTCAAGCGCTGGCTGGCCGCTGGCTATCAGGGCGAGATGGACTATATGGCCGCGCACGGCGACAAGCGCTCGCGCCCGCAGGAACTGGTGCCGGGCACCCTGCGTGTGGTGTCGCTACGCATGGATTACCTACCCGGTGATACACAGATGGCTCAGCGCCTGAAGGAACCAGAGCAGGCCTATGTGTCGCGCTACGCCCTTGGCCGCGACTATCACAAACTGATCCGCAAGCGCTTGCAGCAACTGGCCGAGCGCATCCAGCAGCAGATCGGCCCATTCGGCTACCGCGCCTTCGTCGACAGCGCACCGGTGCTGGAAAAGGCCATCGCCGAGCAGGCCGGACTGGGCTGGATCGGCAAGAACACGCTGGTGCTCAACCGCAAGGCCGGCAGCTACTTCTTTCTCGGCGAACTGTTCGTCGATCTGCCGCTGCCGGTCGACGCCCCGCACGGCAGCGAACATTGCGGGCGCTGCAGCGCCTGCATGGACATCTGCCCCACCGCCGCCTTCGTCGGCCCTTATGTACTGGATGCGCGGCGCTGTATCTCCTACCTGACCATCGAGCTCAAAGGCCCAATCCCGGAGGAGTTACGCGCCCCCATCGGCAACCGGGTGTTCGGCTGCGATGATTGCCAGATCGTCTGTCCCTGGAATCGCTTCGCCCGCCCCACCGAACAGGGCGACTTCCAGCCACGCCATGGCCTGGACAACAGCGGTTTGGCCGAGCTGTTCCTGTGGACGGAAGAGGAGTTTCTCAGCCGTACCGAAGGCTCGCCGCTGCGCCGCGCCGGCTACGAGCGCTGGCTGCGCAACCTGGCGGTCGGCCTGGGCAATGCACCCTCGACGATCCCGGTACTGGAAGCCTTGCAGGCGCGGCGCGAGCACCCGTCAGCGCTGGTACGCGAGCATGTCGAGTGGGCACTGGATCGACACGGCGCCTTATAG
- a CDS encoding NAD(P)H-hydrate dehydratase — protein sequence MHRLPASLPLSLHSAEQVRALDAQLIAAGTPGFELMQRAAHAAWRVLRRKWPEAGEITVLAGRGNNAGDGYLIAALALRAGWRVRVLAVGDAAALVGDAAQACMEARSAGGAIESWSECAPLSGVLVDALLGTGLAGDVREPYAQAIRLINRSGLPVLAVDIPSGLHAETGARLGVAVRADLTVTFIALKLGLFTGLGPELCGELQFDDLQGDERLLAHAPSLAQRLDPANLPRLAARSPVAHKGQFGHVLVVGGDLGMGGAALLCADSALRAGAGLVSLATRAEHVTAALVRRPEVMCAAVNSANQLIALIERADVCVVGPGLGQGAWARSVLSAVAGLDLPQVWDADALNLLAAGQVSAPLQGVLTPHPGEAARLLGIDSAALQADRPAAARALAARFGLVVVLKGAGSLVAAPDGRLVLCDRGHPAMAGAGLGDVLAGLIGALLAQGMEAFEAASLAVWLHARAGEMLAAQGRGLAAGDLPCAIRLLLEELCPCVN from the coding sequence ATGCATCGACTTCCCGCTTCTCTGCCCTTGAGCCTGCACAGCGCCGAGCAAGTGCGTGCGCTGGATGCACAACTGATTGCAGCCGGTACGCCGGGCTTCGAGCTGATGCAGCGTGCAGCCCATGCGGCCTGGCGCGTTCTGCGCCGGAAGTGGCCGGAGGCCGGCGAGATCACCGTGCTGGCCGGGCGCGGCAACAATGCCGGGGATGGTTATCTGATCGCTGCCCTTGCACTGCGCGCGGGTTGGCGTGTACGGGTGCTGGCAGTGGGTGACGCTGCGGCCCTGGTCGGGGATGCCGCTCAGGCGTGCATGGAGGCCCGCAGTGCAGGGGGGGCTATAGAGTCATGGAGCGAGTGCGCGCCGTTGTCCGGCGTGCTGGTCGATGCCTTGCTCGGTACCGGCCTGGCTGGCGATGTGCGCGAGCCCTATGCCCAGGCTATACGCCTGATCAATCGCAGCGGCCTGCCGGTGCTGGCGGTGGATATTCCGTCAGGGTTGCATGCCGAGACGGGGGCACGGCTTGGTGTGGCGGTGCGTGCCGATCTGACCGTGACCTTCATCGCTCTCAAGTTGGGGCTGTTCACCGGGCTAGGGCCGGAGCTGTGCGGGGAATTGCAGTTCGATGACCTGCAGGGCGATGAGCGCTTGCTGGCGCATGCTCCCAGCCTGGCGCAGCGCCTCGATCCTGCCAACCTGCCGCGCCTGGCTGCTCGTTCGCCGGTCGCGCACAAGGGCCAGTTTGGTCATGTGCTGGTGGTGGGCGGCGACCTGGGCATGGGCGGTGCGGCGCTGTTGTGTGCCGACAGTGCCTTGCGTGCTGGCGCTGGCCTGGTGTCGTTGGCCACGCGTGCGGAGCATGTCACGGCGGCCCTGGTGCGCCGGCCGGAGGTCATGTGTGCAGCGGTGAACTCGGCCAATCAGTTGATCGCACTGATCGAGCGTGCCGATGTCTGCGTAGTGGGCCCTGGACTGGGGCAGGGTGCTTGGGCGCGTAGTGTGCTGTCTGCCGTCGCTGGTCTTGATCTGCCACAGGTCTGGGATGCCGATGCGCTGAATCTTCTGGCCGCCGGCCAGGTGTCTGCACCGCTCCAGGGCGTGCTGACGCCGCATCCGGGCGAAGCCGCGCGTTTGCTGGGCATCGATAGTGCAGCGTTGCAGGCGGATCGTCCTGCAGCGGCGCGTGCGCTGGCCGCGCGTTTCGGTCTGGTCGTGGTGCTCAAGGGCGCCGGCAGTCTTGTCGCGGCGCCGGATGGACGCCTGGTGTTGTGTGATCGCGGGCATCCGGCCATGGCTGGTGCTGGCCTGGGCGATGTGCTTGCGGGGCTGATAGGCGCCTTGCTGGCGCAGGGCATGGAGGCATTCGAGGCGGCCAGCCTGGCGGTCTGGCTGCATGCGCGGGCGGGTGAGATGCTCGCCGCGCAGGGACGTGGTCTGGCGGCAGGTGATCTACCCTGCGCCATTCGTCTGTTACTGGAGGAGTTGTGTCCTTGTGTGAATTGA
- the tsaE gene encoding tRNA (adenosine(37)-N6)-threonylcarbamoyltransferase complex ATPase subunit type 1 TsaE, whose protein sequence is MLALGARIAAVSGGVGVIYLHGDLGAGKTTLSRGILRGLGHAGAVKSPTFTLVEPYEIGALRAFHFDLYRLVDPEELEFLGIRDYFEGDALCLIEWPQRGEGVLPKPDLDITISPQASGRSLLLQGHGTRGDAWCKALSGKV, encoded by the coding sequence ATGCTGGCTCTTGGTGCGCGTATCGCTGCGGTCAGCGGTGGGGTGGGCGTCATCTACCTGCATGGCGATCTGGGGGCAGGCAAGACCACGTTGTCACGCGGTATTCTGCGTGGCCTGGGCCATGCCGGGGCCGTGAAAAGCCCGACCTTCACCTTGGTCGAGCCCTACGAGATCGGCGCACTGCGGGCGTTTCATTTCGACCTTTATCGCCTGGTCGATCCGGAGGAGTTGGAGTTTCTCGGCATCCGCGACTACTTCGAAGGCGACGCGTTATGCCTGATCGAGTGGCCGCAGCGTGGCGAGGGCGTTTTGCCAAAGCCTGACCTGGACATTACCATTAGCCCCCAAGCGAGCGGCCGTTCGCTGTTGCTGCAAGGGCATGGGACTCGAGGGGATGCCTGGTGCAAGGCCCTGAGCGGCAAGGTTTAG
- a CDS encoding N-acetylmuramoyl-L-alanine amidase — protein MGLGMRIGALVTAVAVLWAALAAEVLAASDVRGVRLWRAPDNTRLVFDLSGPVQHSVFTLAAPDRIVIDVSGAKLSTNLEQLSLANTPITGVRSAQRSADDLRVVIDLSAPVTPKSFSLAPNQQYGHRLVVDLFDQGSAPPAQTPSVAATAPPVPVTPTQPPPKLTPVPNGKRDIVIAIDAGHGGEDPGALSPVKGQYEKNVTLAISKELQRQINAEKGFRAELVRTGDYFIPLRKRTEIARKKGADLFVSIHADAAPRSSAFGASVYALSERGATSETARWLADAENQSDLIGGAGNVSLDDKDKMLAGVLLDLSMTASLSSSLNVGQKVLSNMGSITPLHKRRVEQAGFMVLKSPDIPSILVETGFISNPNEAKKLHTASHQQALARSITSGVRQFFHENPPPGTYVAWLRDEGKIAAGPREHVVARGESLALIAQRYQISLATLRSANKLNGDVIKVGQTLQIPATALAAQ, from the coding sequence ATGGGGTTGGGTATGCGCATAGGCGCGCTGGTTACCGCAGTGGCAGTGTTGTGGGCTGCCCTGGCTGCCGAGGTACTGGCTGCCTCCGATGTACGTGGCGTGCGTTTGTGGCGTGCCCCGGACAACACTCGCCTGGTTTTCGATCTGTCCGGCCCGGTACAGCACAGTGTCTTTACCCTGGCAGCGCCTGACCGCATCGTCATCGATGTCAGTGGTGCCAAGCTGTCGACCAATCTCGAGCAGCTTTCGCTCGCCAATACTCCGATCACCGGTGTCCGCTCCGCTCAGCGCAGTGCCGATGACCTGCGGGTGGTCATCGACCTGTCGGCCCCGGTGACGCCGAAGAGTTTCTCCCTGGCGCCCAATCAGCAGTACGGGCATCGCCTGGTGGTCGACCTGTTCGACCAGGGCAGTGCGCCGCCTGCCCAGACGCCCAGTGTCGCCGCTACTGCACCACCTGTACCGGTGACACCGACCCAGCCGCCGCCCAAGCTGACGCCTGTGCCAAACGGCAAACGTGACATCGTCATCGCCATCGATGCTGGTCACGGCGGTGAGGATCCTGGGGCGCTTTCGCCGGTCAAGGGGCAGTACGAAAAGAACGTGACCCTGGCCATTTCCAAGGAGCTGCAGCGGCAGATCAATGCCGAGAAGGGCTTCCGTGCCGAGCTGGTGCGTACGGGGGATTACTTCATCCCGCTGCGCAAACGTACCGAGATCGCCCGCAAGAAGGGCGCCGATCTGTTCGTCTCCATTCATGCCGATGCCGCGCCGCGTTCTTCGGCGTTCGGTGCCTCGGTGTATGCCCTGTCCGAGCGCGGCGCCACGTCGGAAACCGCGCGCTGGCTGGCCGATGCCGAGAACCAGTCGGATCTGATCGGTGGTGCCGGCAACGTCAGTCTCGACGACAAGGACAAGATGCTGGCTGGCGTGTTGCTGGATCTGTCGATGACTGCTTCGCTGTCTTCCAGTCTCAATGTCGGGCAGAAAGTCCTGTCGAACATGGGCAGCATTACCCCGCTGCACAAGCGCCGCGTCGAGCAGGCAGGGTTCATGGTGCTGAAATCGCCGGATATTCCCTCGATCCTGGTGGAAACCGGGTTCATCTCCAATCCTAACGAGGCGAAGAAACTGCACACTGCCAGCCACCAGCAGGCACTGGCGCGCTCGATCACTTCCGGAGTTCGGCAGTTTTTCCACGAAAACCCGCCGCCTGGTACGTACGTGGCCTGGCTGCGTGACGAGGGCAAGATCGCCGCCGGCCCGCGTGAGCATGTGGTGGCTCGTGGTGAAAGCCTGGCGCTGATCGCTCAGCGCTACCAGATCAGCCTTGCCACCCTGCGCAGCGCCAACAAGCTCAATGGCGATGTGATCAAGGTTGGCCAGACATTACAGATACCTGCCACAGCGCTGGCGGCCCAGTAG
- the mutL gene encoding DNA mismatch repair endonuclease MutL, which translates to MSVMSRIHLLSPRLANQIAAGEVVERPASVAKELLENSLDSGARRIDVEVEQGGIKLLKVRDDGGGIAADDLPLALARHATSKIRELEDLEAVLSMGFRGEALASISSVSRLTLTSRTTDAEQAWQVETEGRDMEPRVQPAAHPVGTSVEVRDLFFNTPARRKFLRAEKTEFDHLQEVIKRLALARFDVGFHLRHNGKTVLSLHEAGDEISRARRVASVCGPAFLEQALPIEIERGGLRLWGWVGLPTFSRSQADLQYFYVNGRMVRDKLVAHAVRQAYRDVLFNGRHPTFVLFLEIDPATVDVNVHPTKHEVRFRDSRMVHDFLYGTLHRALADVRPEDQVAAPAAVSPMVRPTGLAAGEFGPQGEMGLAASILEAPAPSVQPAWRGSGAGYQQPVGNPGVSAGEAQAAYREYFSPLPAAQPQSLPQEQGDIPPLGYAVAQLKGVYIIAENAQGMVVVDMHAAHERITYERLKQAMASEGLRGQPLLVPESIALSQREADCAEEHGEWFQRLGFELQRLGEETVAIRQIPALLKQAEATQLVRDVLADLLEYGTSDRIQAHLNELLATMACHGAVRANRRLTLPEMNALLRDMEQTERSGQCNHGRPTWTQLGMDDLDKLFLRGR; encoded by the coding sequence GTGAGTGTCATGTCCCGTATTCATTTGCTCAGCCCGCGCCTGGCCAACCAGATTGCCGCGGGCGAGGTGGTCGAGCGTCCGGCTTCGGTGGCCAAGGAGCTGCTGGAAAACAGCCTGGACTCCGGTGCTCGGCGCATCGATGTCGAAGTGGAGCAGGGCGGTATCAAGCTGCTCAAGGTGCGCGACGACGGTGGCGGCATCGCGGCCGACGACCTGCCGCTGGCCCTGGCGCGCCACGCCACCAGCAAGATTCGTGAGTTGGAAGACCTCGAAGCCGTGCTCAGCATGGGCTTTCGCGGCGAGGCGCTGGCATCGATCAGTTCGGTCTCGCGTCTGACCCTGACCTCGCGCACCACCGATGCCGAACAGGCCTGGCAGGTGGAGACCGAGGGTCGCGACATGGAGCCGCGGGTGCAGCCAGCTGCGCACCCGGTGGGCACCTCGGTGGAAGTGCGTGATCTGTTCTTCAACACCCCGGCGCGACGCAAGTTCCTGCGTGCCGAGAAGACCGAATTCGATCACCTGCAGGAAGTGATCAAGCGTCTGGCGCTGGCGCGTTTCGATGTCGGCTTTCATCTGCGCCACAACGGTAAGACCGTGCTCAGCCTGCATGAGGCGGGCGATGAGATCAGCCGTGCGCGGCGAGTGGCTTCGGTCTGCGGGCCGGCCTTCCTGGAACAGGCGCTGCCGATCGAGATAGAGCGCGGTGGCCTGCGGCTGTGGGGGTGGGTCGGTTTGCCGACCTTCTCCCGTAGCCAGGCGGATCTGCAGTATTTCTACGTCAATGGGCGCATGGTGCGCGACAAGCTGGTGGCCCATGCGGTGCGCCAGGCTTATCGCGATGTGTTGTTCAACGGCCGTCATCCGACCTTCGTGCTGTTTTTGGAAATCGATCCGGCGACAGTGGACGTCAACGTTCATCCGACCAAGCACGAGGTGCGTTTTCGCGACAGTCGCATGGTGCACGACTTCCTCTATGGCACTCTGCACCGTGCTCTGGCTGATGTCCGCCCGGAAGATCAGGTCGCCGCTCCAGCGGCCGTATCGCCCATGGTGCGCCCGACAGGGCTGGCTGCCGGTGAGTTCGGGCCGCAAGGGGAAATGGGCCTGGCCGCCAGCATTCTTGAAGCGCCAGCGCCCAGCGTGCAGCCGGCTTGGCGCGGCAGTGGCGCTGGCTACCAGCAGCCTGTAGGTAACCCTGGCGTATCGGCTGGCGAGGCCCAGGCTGCTTACCGCGAGTATTTTTCTCCGTTGCCGGCGGCGCAGCCTCAATCCCTGCCGCAGGAGCAAGGCGACATTCCCCCGCTTGGTTATGCTGTGGCGCAACTCAAGGGCGTATACATCATCGCCGAGAATGCTCAGGGCATGGTCGTGGTGGACATGCACGCCGCCCATGAGCGCATCACTTACGAGCGCCTGAAGCAGGCCATGGCCAGTGAGGGGCTGCGTGGGCAGCCACTGTTGGTGCCGGAATCCATCGCCCTCAGCCAGCGCGAAGCGGATTGTGCAGAGGAGCACGGCGAGTGGTTCCAGCGCCTGGGCTTCGAGTTGCAGCGCCTTGGTGAAGAAACTGTGGCGATTCGCCAGATTCCGGCCCTGCTCAAACAGGCCGAGGCCACCCAGTTGGTGCGTGATGTATTGGCCGATTTGCTGGAGTACGGCACCAGTGACCGTATTCAGGCGCATCTGAACGAGTTGCTGGCGACCATGGCCTGTCATGGCGCGGTGCGCGCCAATCGGCGCCTGACCCTTCCCGAGATGAACGCCCTGCTGCGTGACATGGAGCAGACCGAGCGCAGCGGCCAGTGCAACCACGGTCGTCCGACCTGGACTCAACTGGGCATGGATGACCTCGACAAATTGTTCCTGCGGGGGCGCTGA
- the miaA gene encoding tRNA (adenosine(37)-N6)-dimethylallyltransferase MiaA, with the protein MAAGLPPAIFLMGPTAAGKTDLALELARLLPCDLISVDSALVYRGMDIGTAKPERAILDEFPHALIDIRDPAESYSAAEFRADALAAMAHSAEQGRIPLLVGGTMLYYKALLQGLADMPSADPVVRAELEARAAAEGWEALHRELAEVDPESAARIHPNDPQRLTRALEVYRVSGLSMTEHRRRQAAGNPDAGTSATGQLPYTVAQLAIAPAQRQILHERIAQRFRVMLEQGFVEEVEALRSRSDLHAGLPSIRAVGYRQVWEYLDGDLTHDEMVERGIIATRQLAKRQFTWLRGWDDLHWLDSLACDNLSRVLKYLESVSILN; encoded by the coding sequence ATGGCTGCAGGTTTGCCACCCGCCATCTTCCTGATGGGGCCTACCGCTGCCGGCAAGACCGACCTGGCGCTCGAACTCGCCCGTCTGCTGCCCTGCGACCTCATCAGCGTCGACTCGGCATTGGTCTATCGCGGCATGGATATCGGCACGGCCAAGCCTGAGCGTGCCATTCTCGACGAATTTCCCCACGCCTTGATCGATATTCGCGACCCGGCCGAGAGCTATTCGGCGGCGGAGTTTCGCGCCGATGCGCTGGCGGCCATGGCGCACAGTGCTGAACAGGGGCGCATCCCGCTGCTGGTGGGCGGCACCATGCTGTACTACAAGGCCTTGTTGCAGGGACTGGCCGATATGCCCAGTGCCGACCCGGTCGTGCGCGCCGAACTGGAAGCGCGTGCCGCCGCCGAAGGATGGGAGGCTTTGCATCGAGAGCTGGCCGAGGTCGATCCTGAGTCGGCTGCGCGCATTCACCCCAATGATCCGCAGCGGCTGACGCGAGCACTCGAGGTCTACCGGGTCAGCGGTTTGAGCATGACCGAGCACCGTCGCCGTCAGGCAGCAGGAAATCCCGACGCGGGCACATCGGCCACCGGGCAATTACCCTATACTGTTGCTCAGCTTGCTATCGCACCGGCGCAGCGTCAGATTCTGCATGAGCGCATCGCACAACGATTTCGAGTGATGTTGGAACAGGGTTTTGTCGAAGAGGTCGAAGCTCTGCGCAGTCGAAGTGACTTGCACGCGGGATTACCGTCTATACGGGCAGTGGGTTATCGCCAGGTCTGGGAATATCTGGATGGCGATCTGACCCACGACGAGATGGTCGAACGCGGCATCATTGCCACTCGGCAGTTGGCCAAGCGTCAATTCACCTGGTTGCGCGGTTGGGACGATTTGCACTGGCTGGACAGTCTGGCCTGCGACAATCTGTCTCGCGTCTTGAAATACCTGGAAAGCGTCTCCATATTGAACTGA
- the hfq gene encoding RNA chaperone Hfq — MSKGHSLQDPYLNTLRKERVPVSIYLVNGIKLQGQIESFDQFVILLKNTVSQMVYKHAISTVVPSRPVRLPSAGDAEQGDAEPGNA; from the coding sequence ATGTCAAAAGGGCATTCGCTACAAGACCCTTACCTGAATACCCTGCGTAAGGAACGCGTCCCTGTTTCCATCTATCTGGTCAACGGCATCAAGCTGCAGGGCCAGATCGAGTCTTTCGACCAGTTTGTCATTCTGCTGAAGAACACCGTCAGCCAGATGGTCTACAAACACGCCATTTCTACCGTCGTGCCTAGCCGTCCGGTACGCCTGCCTAGCGCTGGTGATGCCGAGCAAGGCGATGCCGAGCCGGGTAACGCCTAA